One genomic segment of Amycolatopsis sp. WQ 127309 includes these proteins:
- a CDS encoding YcnI family protein, with amino-acid sequence MSQHVFKRAGFLAATIGVAGLLGTGVASAHVTANVYGAQPTKGGYAAIVFRVPSEEPTTMTTKVAVDFKADYGIGSVRTKPVPGWTANVTKSKLPTPITKDNGTQITEAVTAVTWTAAPGSELKSTDYQEFEVSFGPLPSNVDEVEFPAHQTYSDGKVVDWNQPTPASGEEPEHPAPVVKLAAKAADGDEHAGMGANTASTTGEHTEAAASSTSDSTARWLGGAGLLVGAIGLGVGAGATIRARKATAKPGGAS; translated from the coding sequence ATGTCCCAGCACGTCTTCAAGCGCGCCGGTTTCCTCGCCGCCACCATCGGTGTCGCCGGTCTCCTCGGCACCGGCGTCGCCTCCGCGCACGTCACCGCCAACGTCTACGGCGCCCAGCCGACGAAGGGCGGCTACGCGGCGATCGTGTTCCGCGTGCCGAGCGAAGAGCCGACCACGATGACCACCAAGGTCGCCGTCGACTTCAAGGCGGACTACGGCATCGGCTCGGTGCGCACCAAGCCGGTGCCCGGCTGGACCGCGAACGTGACCAAGTCGAAGCTGCCGACCCCGATCACCAAGGACAACGGCACGCAGATCACCGAGGCCGTCACCGCGGTGACGTGGACCGCGGCGCCGGGCAGCGAGCTCAAGTCCACCGACTACCAGGAGTTCGAGGTCAGCTTCGGCCCGCTGCCGTCCAACGTGGACGAGGTCGAGTTCCCGGCCCACCAGACCTACAGCGACGGCAAGGTCGTCGACTGGAACCAGCCGACCCCGGCCAGTGGCGAAGAACCGGAGCACCCGGCGCCGGTCGTCAAGCTGGCCGCGAAGGCCGCCGACGGCGACGAGCACGCCGGGATGGGCGCGAACACCGCGTCGACCACCGGCGAGCACACTGAAGCCGCGGCGTCGTCGACGTCGGACAGCACCGCGCGCTGGCTCGGCGGGGCCGGCCTGCTCGTGGGCGCGATCGGTCTCGGTGTCGGGGCCGGCGCGACCATCCGGGCCCGCAAGGCCACAGCGAAGCCGGGAGGCGCCAGCTAA